One genomic window of Ottowia oryzae includes the following:
- a CDS encoding YifB family Mg chelatase-like AAA ATPase: protein MGLSQVQSRALLGLAAPAVTVEVHLANGLPSFTLVGLADVEVKEARERVRSALLNSGLAFPHNQRITVNLAPADLPKDSGRFDLPIALGILAASGQIDGARLAGWEFAGELSLSGELRPVRGALAMSAALHRTGEHAQLVLPPGSAEEAALVPGMPVFRARHLLDVVAQFLPAAAGEPPDAEGWSRVRPPAHSAAPPYADMADVKGQAAARRALEIAAAGAHSALLIGPPGTGKSMLAQRFAGLLPPMDEDEALQSAAIASLGGTFQLAQWGQRPTRAPHHSASAVALVGGGSPPRPGEISLAHEGVLFLDELPEFPRAALEALREPLESGHITISRAAQRAEFPARFQLIAAMNPCPCGYLGSRVRACRCTPDQVARYQGKLSGPLLDRIDLHVEVASLPATELLDAPPGEPTAAVRARCVAARQRALARQGTPNQALQGQALDAHARLDAAATQFLTTAAARLGWSARATHRALKVARTVADLAGSDTVGTAHIAEAVQYRRALHGAAA, encoded by the coding sequence ATGGGATTGAGTCAGGTACAAAGCCGCGCCTTGCTGGGCCTTGCCGCGCCGGCCGTCACCGTTGAAGTGCATCTGGCCAACGGCCTGCCCAGCTTCACCCTGGTGGGCCTGGCCGATGTGGAGGTGAAAGAGGCGCGCGAACGCGTGCGCTCGGCGCTGCTCAACAGCGGCCTGGCGTTCCCGCACAACCAGCGCATCACCGTCAACCTGGCGCCCGCCGATCTGCCCAAGGATTCGGGCCGGTTCGACCTGCCCATCGCACTGGGCATTCTGGCGGCCAGCGGGCAGATTGACGGCGCGCGGCTGGCGGGCTGGGAATTCGCCGGCGAATTGTCGCTGTCGGGCGAGTTGCGGCCTGTGCGCGGCGCCCTGGCGATGAGCGCCGCGCTGCACCGCACGGGCGAACACGCCCAGCTGGTGCTGCCGCCCGGCAGCGCCGAAGAAGCCGCCCTGGTGCCCGGCATGCCGGTGTTCCGCGCGCGGCACCTGCTGGACGTGGTGGCGCAGTTTCTGCCCGCCGCCGCTGGCGAGCCGCCGGATGCTGAGGGCTGGTCGCGCGTGCGCCCGCCCGCGCACAGCGCCGCCCCGCCCTACGCCGACATGGCCGACGTGAAAGGCCAGGCGGCCGCCCGCCGCGCTCTTGAAATTGCAGCAGCTGGCGCTCATTCCGCCTTGCTGATTGGCCCACCGGGCACTGGCAAGTCGATGCTGGCGCAGCGCTTTGCCGGCCTGTTGCCGCCCATGGACGAAGACGAGGCGTTGCAAAGCGCGGCCATCGCCAGCCTGGGGGGCACCTTCCAGCTGGCGCAGTGGGGCCAGCGGCCCACGCGCGCGCCGCACCATTCGGCCAGCGCGGTGGCGCTGGTGGGCGGCGGCTCGCCCCCGCGGCCCGGCGAAATCTCGCTGGCGCACGAAGGGGTGCTTTTCCTGGACGAACTGCCCGAATTCCCCCGCGCCGCTTTGGAAGCCTTGCGCGAGCCGCTGGAATCGGGCCACATCACCATCAGCCGCGCCGCGCAGCGGGCCGAATTCCCGGCGCGCTTTCAGCTGATCGCGGCCATGAACCCCTGCCCCTGCGGCTACCTGGGCTCGCGCGTGCGCGCCTGCCGCTGCACGCCCGACCAGGTGGCGCGCTACCAGGGCAAGCTGAGCGGGCCGCTGCTCGACCGGATCGACCTGCACGTCGAAGTGGCCTCCCTGCCCGCCACCGAGCTGCTGGACGCGCCGCCGGGCGAGCCCACCGCCGCCGTGCGCGCCCGCTGCGTGGCCGCCCGCCAGCGCGCGCTGGCGCGCCAGGGCACGCCGAACCAGGCGCTGCAAGGCCAGGCGCTGGACGCCCACGCCCGGCTAGACGCGGCGGCCACCCAATTCCTGACCACCGCCGCCGCCCGCCTGGGCTGGAGCGCCCGCGCCACGCACCGCGCGCTGAAGGTGGCCCGCACCGTGGCCGACCTGGCCGGCAGCGACACCGTGGGCACCGCGCACATCGCCGAGGCGGTGCAGTACCGCCGGGCGCTGCACGGCGCGGCGGCGTGA
- the amt gene encoding ammonium transporter has protein sequence MKRILSFLLLALSLLAAPAFAADFPTARVLFETGKTDVGPEGQAAIKAVADYVAANKDAKVQLSGFTDTTGDPAANAELAKNRAFAVRDALKGAGVAEDAVVLKKPEESAKAGNPDEARAVEMTLAAAAAPAAAAPAAAPKVDSGDTAWMLTSTLLVILMTIPGLALFYGGLARSKNMLSVLVQVFVVFSLISVLWAAYGYSLAFNGEGNFFGDFGKSFLKGVTQETFGALTTIPEYVFVAFQGTFAAITVALIVGSFAERIKFSAVLLFSALWFTFSYVPMAHIVWGGGLLAKDGALDFAGGTVVHINAGIAGLVGAYVVGKRLGFGREAFTPHSLTLTMVGASLLWVGWFGFNAGSAGAANGQAGLAFINTVLATAAATLAWSAGEAMHKGKASMLGAASGAVAGLVAVTPAAGFVGPMGSIVIGAIAGFVCLWGVGGLKRMLGADDAFDVFGVHGVGGIVGAILTGVFAAPALGGTGGPTPDTFAMGAQVWIQIKSVLFTVVWSGIVSFVLYKLVGMVIGLRVTEEDERIGLDISSHGETAYNR, from the coding sequence ATGAAACGAATCCTCTCCTTCCTTCTGCTGGCGCTCAGCCTGCTGGCAGCCCCGGCCTTCGCGGCCGACTTCCCGACAGCGCGCGTGCTGTTCGAAACGGGCAAGACCGACGTCGGCCCCGAAGGCCAGGCCGCCATCAAGGCTGTGGCCGACTACGTGGCGGCCAACAAGGACGCCAAGGTGCAGCTGTCCGGCTTCACCGACACCACGGGCGACCCGGCCGCCAACGCCGAGCTGGCCAAGAACCGTGCCTTTGCCGTGCGCGACGCGCTCAAGGGCGCAGGCGTGGCCGAAGACGCCGTCGTGCTGAAAAAGCCCGAGGAATCAGCCAAGGCCGGCAACCCGGATGAGGCCCGCGCGGTCGAGATGACGCTGGCTGCGGCCGCCGCCCCTGCTGCGGCTGCCCCGGCGGCTGCACCCAAGGTCGATTCGGGCGACACGGCGTGGATGCTGACGTCGACCCTGCTCGTCATCCTGATGACCATCCCTGGCCTGGCGCTGTTCTACGGTGGCCTGGCGCGCAGCAAGAACATGCTGAGCGTGCTGGTGCAGGTGTTCGTGGTGTTCTCGCTGATCAGCGTGCTGTGGGCCGCCTACGGCTACAGCCTGGCGTTCAACGGCGAAGGCAACTTCTTCGGCGACTTCGGCAAGAGCTTCCTCAAAGGCGTGACGCAAGAGACCTTCGGCGCGCTGACGACGATTCCGGAATACGTCTTCGTCGCCTTCCAGGGCACGTTCGCGGCCATCACCGTGGCGCTGATCGTTGGCTCGTTCGCCGAGCGCATCAAGTTCTCTGCCGTGCTGCTGTTCTCGGCGCTGTGGTTCACGTTCAGCTACGTGCCGATGGCCCACATCGTGTGGGGCGGCGGCCTGCTGGCCAAAGACGGCGCGCTGGACTTCGCCGGCGGCACCGTGGTGCACATCAACGCCGGTATTGCCGGCCTGGTGGGCGCCTACGTGGTGGGCAAGCGCCTGGGCTTCGGCCGCGAAGCGTTCACGCCGCACAGCCTGACGCTGACCATGGTGGGCGCCTCGCTGCTGTGGGTGGGCTGGTTCGGCTTCAACGCCGGCTCGGCGGGCGCCGCCAATGGTCAGGCTGGCCTGGCCTTCATCAACACCGTGCTGGCCACTGCGGCCGCCACGCTGGCCTGGTCGGCAGGCGAAGCGATGCACAAGGGCAAGGCCTCGATGCTCGGCGCTGCCTCGGGCGCCGTGGCTGGCCTGGTCGCCGTCACGCCGGCTGCTGGCTTTGTCGGCCCGATGGGCTCGATCGTGATCGGCGCCATCGCCGGCTTCGTTTGCCTCTGGGGCGTGGGCGGGCTCAAGCGCATGCTGGGTGCTGACGACGCGTTCGACGTGTTCGGCGTGCACGGCGTGGGCGGCATCGTGGGTGCCATCCTGACCGGCGTCTTCGCTGCCCCGGCACTGGGCGGCACCGGCGGCCCCACACCCGATACCTTCGCCATGGGCGCCCAGGTCTGGATCCAGATCAAGAGCGTGCTGTTCACCGTCGTGTGGTCGGGCATCGTCTCGTTCGTGCTCTACAAGCTGGTGGGCATGGTGATCGGCCTGCGCGTCACGGAAGAAGACGAGCGCATCGGTCTGGACATCTCCAGCCACGGCGAGACCGCCTACAACCGATAA
- a CDS encoding TorF family putative porin: MKPVHARISSIAFAAAALALSTHAQAQTAPADAAAPAPAAAPAAEPTPEHSFSFNVGLTSDYRYRGITQSRFKPAVSAGADYAHSSGLYVGTWLTTIKWVKDAGGDAPLEWDVYGGYKGTAGPLGYDVGFLRYNYPSHKLAVSPNTTEIYGALTWNVLTLKYSHSLTNLFGFSDSKNSGYLDLTANFDLGDGWSVAPHVGRQWIRHNSPYSYTDYSVTVNKDFGKGFVASVAVVGTDAKKDLYTTPSGRFSGRTGVVASLKYSF, from the coding sequence ATGAAACCTGTTCACGCGCGCATTTCCTCTATCGCCTTCGCCGCCGCGGCACTGGCGCTCAGCACCCATGCCCAGGCGCAGACCGCCCCGGCAGACGCCGCAGCGCCTGCGCCCGCTGCAGCCCCCGCTGCCGAGCCCACGCCCGAGCACAGCTTTTCCTTCAACGTGGGCCTGACCTCCGACTACCGCTACCGCGGCATCACGCAAAGCCGCTTCAAGCCGGCCGTCAGCGCGGGCGCCGACTACGCGCACTCCAGCGGCCTGTACGTGGGCACCTGGCTGACCACGATCAAATGGGTGAAGGATGCCGGTGGCGACGCGCCGCTGGAATGGGACGTGTACGGCGGCTACAAAGGCACGGCCGGCCCGCTGGGCTACGACGTGGGCTTCCTGCGCTACAACTACCCAAGCCACAAGCTGGCCGTGAGCCCCAACACCACCGAAATCTACGGTGCGCTGACCTGGAACGTGCTCACGCTGAAGTATTCGCATTCGCTGACCAACCTGTTCGGCTTTTCCGACAGCAAGAACAGCGGCTACCTGGACCTGACGGCCAACTTTGACCTGGGCGACGGCTGGTCGGTGGCACCGCACGTGGGCCGCCAGTGGATTCGCCACAACAGCCCCTATTCGTACACCGACTACAGCGTCACGGTGAACAAGGACTTCGGCAAAGGCTTTGTCGCCAGCGTGGCCGTGGTCGGCACCGACGCCAAGAAAGATCTGTACACCACGCCCAGCGGGCGCTTCAGCGGCCGCACCGGCGTCGTGGCTTCGCTGAAGTATTCGTTCTAA
- a CDS encoding YihY/virulence factor BrkB family protein: protein MTMRPTPSSAHAAERALDAAAPPPAPQVPAAFRGRLRPAYPLYRAFQLWSDADGLRMSAAMSFYGMFSLAPLLLVLVALLGYVVDKQVVEANLLGQIQDIVGPQGAELIRAALASARQPGDGLFASAIAFILLVSGATGVFAELQSALERLWTQGTGTQAMDAWWHKATMRLRGIAYVLAFGFLMLVSLVIASAVNLLQSWAGARYQMDAIWVVLNQLLSFAITTALFVALMRMSAGPQPRLRYLAAGAAIGAVLFGVGKYALALYLSTAAVVSAYGAAGSLVVLLMWIYFTSAVLLLGASFARVMAEGHGDFNPAATPVPAAAVTAAQSQARRDADAPASAAPARALSSAANAPARTVRSAAAAATGAARAVASARPARPPVQADLSPAYIAAAAVTFAASYFLLRPGKAERARAAAAPAANPWRALAARQPAPAPSGGRDLGDDDFRYAPTRAPRSAAGPERTGARLGKLGLALLGSRAARQAARWAWQGTRAVRSDAAARLGARATGMGGAMQWVQRANAWRERHALAKARRELDQDLRQLRRAARRR from the coding sequence ATGACGATGCGCCCCACCCCTTCATCCGCCCATGCCGCCGAACGCGCGCTGGACGCCGCCGCGCCGCCGCCCGCGCCACAGGTGCCCGCCGCTTTTCGTGGCCGCCTGCGCCCCGCGTACCCGCTGTACCGCGCCTTCCAGCTGTGGTCCGACGCCGACGGCCTGCGCATGAGCGCGGCCATGTCCTTCTACGGCATGTTCAGCCTGGCGCCGCTGCTGCTGGTGCTGGTGGCGCTGCTGGGCTACGTGGTGGACAAGCAGGTGGTCGAAGCCAACCTGCTGGGGCAGATCCAGGACATCGTCGGCCCGCAGGGCGCTGAGCTGATCCGCGCGGCGCTGGCCAGCGCGCGCCAGCCGGGCGACGGGCTGTTTGCCTCGGCCATTGCGTTCATCCTGCTGGTGTCCGGCGCCACCGGGGTGTTTGCCGAGCTGCAATCCGCCCTGGAGCGCCTGTGGACCCAGGGCACCGGCACGCAGGCGATGGACGCGTGGTGGCACAAGGCCACGATGCGGCTGCGCGGCATCGCCTACGTGCTGGCGTTCGGCTTCTTGATGCTGGTGTCGCTCGTCATTGCCAGCGCGGTCAACCTGCTGCAAAGCTGGGCCGGCGCACGCTACCAGATGGACGCCATCTGGGTGGTGCTGAACCAGCTGCTCTCGTTCGCCATCACCACCGCCTTGTTCGTGGCCCTGATGCGCATGAGCGCCGGGCCGCAGCCGCGCCTGCGTTACCTGGCGGCGGGCGCGGCCATCGGCGCGGTGCTGTTTGGCGTGGGCAAATACGCTTTGGCGCTGTACCTGTCCACCGCGGCGGTCGTTTCGGCCTACGGCGCGGCCGGCTCGCTGGTGGTGCTGCTGATGTGGATCTATTTCACCTCAGCCGTGCTGCTGCTGGGCGCCAGCTTTGCGCGTGTGATGGCCGAAGGCCACGGCGACTTCAACCCCGCCGCCACGCCCGTGCCCGCCGCTGCCGTGACGGCCGCGCAAAGCCAGGCCCGGCGCGACGCCGACGCCCCCGCTTCAGCCGCCCCGGCGCGCGCGCTGAGCAGCGCCGCCAACGCACCCGCACGCACCGTGCGCAGCGCCGCCGCAGCGGCCACCGGCGCCGCACGCGCAGTGGCCAGCGCAAGGCCCGCCCGCCCGCCGGTTCAGGCGGACTTGAGCCCGGCCTACATCGCCGCCGCCGCCGTGACCTTTGCCGCCAGCTACTTCCTGCTGCGCCCCGGCAAGGCAGAGCGCGCCCGCGCCGCCGCCGCACCCGCAGCCAACCCCTGGCGGGCCCTGGCGGCGCGCCAACCAGCGCCCGCGCCGTCGGGCGGCCGTGACCTGGGCGACGACGACTTCCGTTACGCGCCTACCCGCGCGCCGCGCAGCGCCGCAGGGCCAGAACGCACGGGCGCCCGCCTGGGCAAGCTGGGCCTGGCGCTGCTGGGCAGCCGCGCGGCCCGGCAAGCCGCCCGCTGGGCGTGGCAGGGCACCCGCGCGGTGCGCAGCGACGCCGCCGCCCGGCTGGGCGCGCGCGCCACCGGCATGGGCGGCGCCATGCAGTGGGTGCAGCGCGCCAACGCCTGGCGCGAACGCCACGCGCTGGCCAAGGCGCGACGCGAGCTGGACCAGGATCTGCGCCAGCTGCGCCGCGCCGCCCGTCGCCGCTGA
- the glnK gene encoding P-II family nitrogen regulator, producing MKMVSAVIKPFKLDEVREALSSLGVQGITVTEVKGFGRQKGHTELYRGAEYVVDFLPKVKIEIAVDESILDRVIEAIEQSARTGKIGDGKVFVFELEQVIRIRTGETGPDAL from the coding sequence ATGAAAATGGTCTCCGCCGTCATCAAGCCCTTCAAGCTGGACGAAGTGCGCGAAGCACTGTCCTCGCTGGGCGTGCAGGGCATCACCGTCACCGAGGTCAAGGGCTTCGGGCGCCAGAAAGGCCACACCGAGCTGTACCGCGGTGCCGAGTACGTGGTGGACTTTCTGCCCAAGGTCAAGATCGAGATCGCCGTGGATGAAAGCATCCTGGACCGCGTGATCGAGGCCATCGAGCAATCCGCCCGCACCGGCAAGATCGGTGACGGCAAGGTCTTCGTGTTCGAACTTGAACAGGTCATCCGCATCCGCACCGGCGAAACCGGCCCGGACGCACTGTAA
- the glcE gene encoding glycolate oxidase subunit GlcE produces the protein MPAELQAIVEKIKTCAARGRPLRIRGGGTKDFYGQILHGELLDVRPLAGVVSYEPSELVVTVRGGTRLRELEELLAASNQHLAFEPPRYGSGSTIGGVVAAGLSGPARASVGALRDYVLGVQIVNGRGDVLTYGGQVMKNVAGYDVSRLMAGSMGTLGVIAEVSLKVLPFAPAECTLMFDLSETSARQQLNRWGGQPLPLHASCWADGQLAVRLRGANAAIASARKIMGGQALEGDRAARQWHALRDQSLPFFRLSQGEALWRASVPDTATPLNLGPTLIEWHGAQRWLRLPLNAAAHVREACARAGGHATLVRGGDGRVPVFTPLAGPMARIQAELKRAFDPAGIFGQGRMGF, from the coding sequence ATGCCAGCTGAGTTGCAAGCCATCGTTGAGAAGATCAAAACCTGCGCCGCGCGCGGCCGCCCGCTGCGCATTCGCGGCGGGGGCACCAAGGATTTCTACGGCCAGATCCTGCATGGCGAACTGCTGGACGTGCGGCCGCTGGCCGGCGTGGTCAGCTACGAGCCCAGCGAACTGGTCGTGACCGTGCGCGGCGGCACCCGCCTGCGCGAGCTGGAAGAGCTGCTGGCCGCATCCAACCAGCACCTGGCCTTCGAGCCGCCCCGCTACGGCTCGGGCAGCACCATCGGCGGCGTGGTGGCGGCCGGCCTGTCAGGCCCGGCCCGCGCCAGCGTGGGGGCGCTGCGCGACTACGTGCTGGGCGTGCAGATCGTCAACGGGCGCGGCGACGTGCTGACCTACGGCGGCCAGGTGATGAAGAACGTGGCCGGCTACGACGTCAGCCGTTTGATGGCCGGCTCCATGGGCACGCTGGGCGTGATCGCCGAAGTCAGCCTGAAGGTGCTGCCCTTCGCCCCGGCCGAATGCACGCTGATGTTTGATTTGTCTGAAACCAGCGCGCGCCAGCAGCTCAACCGCTGGGGTGGCCAGCCCTTGCCGCTGCACGCCAGCTGCTGGGCCGACGGCCAGCTGGCGGTGCGCCTGCGCGGCGCCAACGCGGCCATCGCCTCGGCGCGCAAGATCATGGGCGGCCAGGCGCTGGAGGGCGACCGCGCCGCGCGCCAATGGCACGCGCTGCGCGACCAATCGCTGCCCTTTTTCCGCCTGTCACAGGGAGAGGCCTTGTGGCGCGCCAGCGTGCCGGACACGGCCACCCCGCTGAACCTGGGCCCCACGCTGATCGAATGGCACGGCGCGCAGCGCTGGCTGCGCCTGCCGCTCAACGCCGCTGCCCATGTGCGCGAAGCCTGCGCCCGCGCGGGCGGCCACGCCACGCTGGTGCGCGGCGGCGACGGGCGTGTGCCCGTATTTACCCCGCTGGCTGGGCCCATGGCCCGCATTCAGGCAGAGCTGAAGCGCGCGTTCGACCCGGCCGGCATCTTCGGCCAGGGGCGCATGGGTTTTTGA
- a CDS encoding ABC transporter substrate-binding protein, with amino-acid sequence MRLNRRQLSVCAALALAPWAVPHALAQPATPIKFQLDWRFEGPAALFLHPAAKGYFKQAGLDVTVDAGNGSGGAVTRVASGSYDMGFADMAALMEFHANNPDAPNKPVAVMMVYNNTPAAVFTLKKSGITQPAGLTGKKLGAPVFDAGRRAFPIFAKANGVGAVNWTSMDPPLRETMLARGDVDAITGFSFTSLLNLEARGVKASDVNVMMYANHGVKLYGNVIIASPKLIKEKPEAVKAFLQAFTKGAKEVMANPAAAIESVKARDGIVNVPLETRRLQMAINDVIASPDARAEGFGQVVPSRLSLMASQVSDAYGTKTRVSPEAVWNGSFLPSKAELNVLPPARK; translated from the coding sequence ATGCGACTGAACCGCCGTCAATTGAGTGTGTGCGCCGCGCTGGCGCTGGCCCCCTGGGCCGTGCCGCACGCCCTGGCCCAGCCGGCCACGCCGATCAAGTTTCAGCTGGACTGGCGCTTTGAAGGCCCGGCGGCGCTGTTTCTGCACCCTGCGGCCAAGGGCTACTTCAAACAGGCGGGGCTGGATGTGACGGTGGACGCCGGCAACGGCTCTGGCGGCGCCGTCACGCGCGTGGCCTCGGGCAGCTACGACATGGGCTTTGCCGACATGGCGGCGCTGATGGAGTTTCACGCCAACAACCCCGACGCGCCCAACAAGCCCGTGGCGGTGATGATGGTCTACAACAACACGCCGGCGGCCGTGTTCACCTTGAAGAAGTCGGGCATCACGCAGCCAGCCGGGCTGACGGGCAAGAAGCTGGGCGCCCCCGTGTTCGACGCGGGCCGCCGCGCCTTCCCGATCTTCGCCAAGGCCAACGGCGTGGGCGCGGTGAACTGGACCTCCATGGACCCACCGCTGCGCGAAACCATGCTGGCGCGCGGCGACGTAGACGCCATCACCGGCTTCTCGTTCACCTCGCTGCTGAACCTGGAGGCGCGCGGGGTCAAGGCATCGGATGTCAACGTCATGATGTACGCCAACCACGGCGTCAAGCTGTACGGCAACGTGATCATCGCCAGCCCCAAGCTGATCAAGGAAAAGCCTGAGGCGGTCAAAGCCTTCCTGCAGGCCTTCACGAAAGGCGCCAAGGAAGTGATGGCCAACCCGGCGGCAGCCATCGAATCGGTCAAGGCCCGCGATGGCATCGTCAACGTGCCGCTGGAAACGCGGCGCCTGCAGATGGCCATCAACGACGTGATCGCCAGCCCCGACGCGCGCGCCGAGGGCTTCGGCCAGGTCGTGCCGTCGCGCCTGTCGCTGATGGCTTCGCAAGTGTCGGACGCCTACGGCACCAAGACCCGCGTGTCGCCCGAAGCGGTGTGGAACGGCAGCTTCCTGCCCAGCAAGGCCGAGCTGAACGTGCTGCCGCCCGCACGCAAGTGA